A region from the Acidiferrobacter sp. SPIII_3 genome encodes:
- a CDS encoding TetR/AcrR family transcriptional regulator: protein MSDDADIGFLVAPDEAPSKREIVRVALRLFVRDGLAAASLRDIAAASGYSSTVLYKFFESKDALARYLFERCYGLLVTRLGAAIRPGCDFRGNLRSLIEAAGRLLATQPAAVLYTSEQARLMWPGVPERLRRHSIVRLLTELFQQGVGEGVIADAREIPYLIAALVGSFSQYAKLRHFGEFTGAPEEDVAALGRIVERMIARAGTDDVG from the coding sequence ATGAGTGATGATGCCGATATCGGCTTTCTCGTGGCCCCGGATGAGGCGCCTTCGAAACGCGAGATCGTGCGCGTGGCCCTGCGGCTCTTCGTGCGCGACGGGCTCGCCGCCGCGAGCCTCCGTGACATCGCGGCGGCGAGCGGCTACAGCAGCACCGTGCTCTATAAGTTCTTCGAGAGCAAGGACGCCCTGGCGCGTTATCTCTTCGAGCGTTGCTATGGATTGCTGGTGACCCGTCTGGGTGCGGCGATCAGGCCGGGGTGCGACTTTCGCGGCAACCTGCGCTCACTGATCGAGGCCGCGGGGCGGCTTTTGGCGACCCAGCCCGCGGCTGTGCTCTATACGAGCGAACAGGCGCGCCTCATGTGGCCCGGCGTGCCCGAACGCTTGCGCCGGCATTCGATCGTGCGTCTTTTGACGGAGCTCTTTCAGCAGGGGGTGGGCGAGGGCGTGATCGCCGATGCCCGGGAGATCCCCTATCTCATCGCCGCTCTCGTGGGGTCCTTCAGTCAATATGCCAAGCTGCGCCACTTCGGTGAGTTCACCGGGGCGCCCGAAGAGGACGTGGCGGCCCTCGGGCGAATCGTCGAACGGATGATCGCAAGGGCGGGGACGGACGATGTCGGCTGA
- a CDS encoding Druantia anti-phage system protein DruA, which yields MAETFVDPTRFTGHCYRAAHWIDVGLTTGRGREDRHHERHGASPKRVLVYPLVPDARQRLLQAP from the coding sequence TTGGCTGAGACCTTTGTTGATCCCACACGCTTTACGGGCCACTGCTACCGCGCGGCCCACTGGATCGACGTCGGTCTCACCACGGGCCGCGGCCGTGAGGATCGCCATCACGAACGCCATGGGGCAAGCCCCAAGCGCGTCCTGGTCTACCCGCTGGTGCCCGATGCCCGACAAAGGCTCCTGCAAGCCCCGTAA
- a CDS encoding IS110 family transposase, whose translation MTKFSKYVGLDTHKDTIAVAIAEAGQSKPRYYGEIANTPEAVAKLVKKLSPQGEVLSFCYEAGPCGYGIYRQLTHLGHDCVVVAPSLIPVKPGDRVKTDRRDSESLARLHRAGELTAVWVPGPEQEAVRDLTRAREDTKALERQAKQRLSAFLLRHGRLYAAGKTKWTKAHGEWLMTLTFEAPSQQIVFQEYVDIVAHLAGRVAALEEEMVRVLDTFSLAPVVRALMALRGVSLITALTVVAEIGDLTRFTSPRQLMAYLGLVPSESSSGATTRRGGITKTGNGHVRRVLTEAAWCYRFPARKTAHLQRRAGDTSDPVQAIAWKAQKRLCGRYQHLLRAGKIKVQVCTAIARELTGFLWAIACTV comes from the coding sequence ATGACAAAGTTTAGCAAGTACGTGGGGCTGGATACACATAAAGACACGATCGCGGTGGCCATCGCCGAGGCCGGCCAGAGTAAGCCCCGCTATTACGGGGAGATCGCCAACACCCCGGAGGCGGTAGCCAAGCTCGTGAAGAAACTGAGCCCCCAGGGGGAGGTCCTGTCGTTCTGCTATGAGGCCGGTCCGTGCGGTTATGGGATCTATCGCCAGCTGACCCATCTGGGCCACGACTGCGTGGTGGTGGCGCCCTCGCTGATTCCCGTAAAACCCGGGGATCGGGTGAAGACCGACCGCCGGGACAGCGAATCGCTCGCCCGCTTGCATCGCGCCGGCGAGCTCACCGCCGTGTGGGTCCCGGGCCCGGAGCAAGAGGCGGTGCGCGATCTCACCCGCGCCCGCGAAGACACCAAGGCCCTGGAGCGCCAGGCCAAGCAGCGTCTGTCGGCCTTCCTCCTGCGCCATGGCCGCCTCTATGCCGCGGGCAAGACGAAGTGGACGAAGGCCCATGGTGAGTGGCTCATGACCCTCACGTTCGAGGCCCCGTCCCAGCAGATCGTCTTCCAGGAATACGTGGACATCGTGGCCCATCTCGCCGGTCGGGTGGCGGCGCTGGAAGAGGAAATGGTGCGGGTCCTGGACACCTTCTCGCTCGCGCCCGTGGTGCGCGCGCTCATGGCGCTGCGCGGGGTGTCGCTCATCACGGCGCTCACCGTGGTGGCCGAGATCGGCGATCTCACCCGATTCACATCGCCCCGCCAATTAATGGCGTATCTCGGGCTCGTCCCGAGCGAATCCTCCAGCGGCGCCACCACCCGCCGCGGTGGCATCACGAAGACCGGCAACGGGCACGTCCGGCGGGTCCTGACCGAGGCCGCCTGGTGCTACCGCTTCCCGGCCCGCAAGACCGCCCACTTGCAGCGAAGGGCTGGGGACACCAGCGATCCCGTGCAGGCCATCGCCTGGAAGGCCCAGAAGCGCCTCTGTGGCCGCTATCAGCACCTGCTCCGGGCTGGCAAGATCAAGGTGCAGGTGTGCACGGCCATCGCCCGCGAGCTCACGGGCTTCCTGTGGGCCATCGCGTGCACCGTCTAG
- a CDS encoding MBL fold metallo-hydrolase — protein MRPGRSIHDVYYRRSVAFAITPDEELRPALARLGVRIQDVRTVLLTHLHTDHAGGLGHLAHSAVWVSASEWRLARGWGGALRGYVTHHWPEGLAPRFYDFSGPPLGPFARTCVITKARDVVVVPTPGHTPGHVSVIVRIDDVRYFLAGDASYTEAALRVRVADGVTFFPRAAVRTLDRIAAYARTEPTVYLPTHDPRSVARLRAAEILVADGGSP, from the coding sequence TTGAGGCCGGGCAGGTCAATACATGATGTCTATTACCGGCGCTCGGTCGCGTTCGCGATCACCCCCGACGAGGAGTTGCGCCCGGCGCTCGCGCGGCTTGGCGTGCGCATCCAGGATGTGCGAACCGTGCTGCTCACCCATCTGCATACCGATCATGCCGGGGGGCTTGGCCACCTCGCGCACAGTGCCGTGTGGGTATCGGCGTCCGAGTGGCGCCTGGCGCGCGGGTGGGGCGGGGCGCTGCGCGGTTATGTGACGCACCATTGGCCGGAGGGCCTGGCGCCGCGCTTCTACGACTTTTCCGGTCCGCCGCTCGGACCGTTTGCGCGCACCTGCGTCATCACCAAGGCGCGTGACGTCGTGGTGGTTCCGACCCCCGGGCACACGCCCGGACATGTCTCGGTGATCGTGCGCATCGATGATGTCCGCTATTTTTTGGCGGGCGATGCCAGTTACACCGAGGCGGCGCTTCGCGTGAGGGTCGCCGATGGCGTGACCTTCTTTCCGCGCGCCGCGGTGCGCACCCTGGATCGCATTGCCGCCTACGCGCGCACCGAGCCCACGGTCTATCTGCCCACCCACGACCCGCGATCGGTGGCGCGTCTGCGCGCGGCCGAGATCCTGGTGGCAGACGGCGGGTCGCCGTGA
- a CDS encoding cytosine permease, protein MPDVRHKEHTQDAVSDRERLSAGRLAITWMGFPFILAITMTGSVLALTAGLRNAILATLVGSLAMFAYVGTLGEWGWRSGQSFAQIAQGVYGPRGYRIVSGLLSTLVLGWFAINTAMPAEILASAYHIPYPVTAAVLGVLYVAITATGIVGLSRLSLSAVPVYAALLLYGFVHLALHTAAAAPSAWPVPTMGFWPALSAVLAAFADSGTLAPDFNRWAKTRAASWIGSACGFPLGFGLAMGAGELFTGLLRAAHASYLHPFQNGNPVGYLLAFGGLPAAFAVAVAVINQGSNATHCLYNSTVGAAKLMRLRYRATALWLGLLGVALAASGVWKYLLDWLQVIGFAVPPIGGALIARYRAVLKRGSATELADRTPYAPWIGTIIGWMAGGTVLLTHTDATAPLALITFAAGFLATSILDARIAARRQPQPVKS, encoded by the coding sequence ATGCCGGATGTACGCCATAAGGAACATACACAAGACGCGGTCTCGGACCGTGAACGCCTGAGTGCCGGGCGCCTGGCGATCACCTGGATGGGCTTCCCCTTCATTCTGGCCATCACCATGACCGGGTCGGTCCTGGCGTTGACCGCGGGCCTGCGCAACGCGATCCTGGCCACCCTCGTCGGCAGCCTCGCCATGTTCGCCTATGTCGGGACGCTTGGTGAATGGGGATGGCGTTCCGGTCAAAGCTTCGCGCAGATCGCGCAGGGCGTTTACGGGCCGCGCGGTTACCGTATCGTCTCCGGCCTCCTGTCAACGCTGGTCCTCGGATGGTTTGCGATCAACACCGCGATGCCCGCCGAGATCCTGGCGTCGGCCTACCACATCCCCTACCCGGTCACCGCCGCGGTCCTCGGGGTCCTCTATGTGGCCATCACCGCCACCGGCATCGTCGGCTTGAGCCGCCTGTCGCTGTCGGCGGTGCCTGTCTATGCCGCGCTCCTCCTGTATGGATTCGTGCACCTTGCGCTCCACACCGCGGCGGCGGCACCATCGGCGTGGCCTGTCCCCACCATGGGCTTTTGGCCGGCCCTGTCAGCGGTGCTCGCGGCGTTCGCCGACTCCGGCACCTTGGCGCCGGACTTCAACCGTTGGGCCAAGACCCGCGCCGCCTCGTGGATCGGGAGCGCTTGCGGCTTTCCGCTCGGCTTTGGGCTGGCCATGGGCGCGGGCGAACTTTTCACCGGATTGCTGCGCGCGGCCCACGCCTCTTATCTTCATCCCTTCCAGAATGGTAACCCCGTAGGCTACCTCCTCGCATTCGGCGGCCTGCCCGCGGCCTTTGCGGTCGCCGTGGCGGTGATCAACCAGGGATCGAATGCCACCCACTGCCTCTACAACAGCACCGTCGGGGCCGCCAAGCTCATGCGCCTGCGCTATCGCGCCACGGCGCTCTGGCTGGGACTCCTCGGCGTGGCGCTGGCCGCAAGCGGCGTGTGGAAATACCTTCTCGACTGGCTGCAGGTGATCGGTTTCGCGGTCCCGCCGATCGGTGGGGCCTTGATCGCGCGTTACCGCGCCGTGCTCAAACGCGGCAGCGCAACCGAGCTCGCGGATCGCACCCCGTACGCGCCATGGATCGGTACGATCATCGGCTGGATGGCGGGCGGCACGGTCCTGCTTACACACACCGACGCCACGGCACCGCTTGCCCTCATAACCTTCGCGGCCGGCTTTCTCGCGACCTCGATACTGGATGCGCGCATCGCCGCGCGCCGCCAGCCGCAACCCGTGAAATCCTAG
- a CDS encoding alkene reductase has protein sequence MDQETDRPRPGAGAEGRPGREAPSLFSPLKVGELGLRNRIVMAPLTRNRAGPGFVPRDLNVEYYRQRASAGLIISEATQIAPEGLGYPDTPGIYTDEQVAGWRRVTDAVHAEGGQMVLQLWHVGRISHPSLQPGRQLPVAPSAIKPAGQAATYEGPQEFVTPRALTTEELPRIRDQYREAARKARAAGFDGVEVHNANGYLLDQFLRDGPNRRTDIYGGSLENRLRFPLQVLEAVLEVWPAGRVGIRLSPSGTMNDMHDSDPKATFSAMVKALEPYGLAYIHIMEALEADIRHGGVRLPIGYFRSFYKGILMVNGEYDGPKAQAVVASGDADLVSFGRLFLANPDLPARLRDGRPLNTPDPRTFYGGGAEGYTDYPTWAPRTDGPWA, from the coding sequence ATGGATCAGGAGACCGACAGACCTCGGCCGGGGGCTGGAGCCGAGGGTCGCCCGGGGCGCGAGGCGCCGAGCTTGTTTTCGCCGCTTAAGGTCGGCGAGTTAGGTCTGCGCAATCGCATCGTGATGGCGCCGCTTACCCGCAATCGCGCCGGTCCCGGGTTCGTCCCACGTGACCTGAATGTCGAGTACTACCGCCAGCGGGCGAGCGCGGGTCTGATCATAAGCGAGGCCACGCAGATCGCGCCCGAGGGTCTGGGTTATCCCGACACCCCCGGGATTTACACCGATGAACAGGTGGCCGGATGGCGACGGGTGACCGACGCCGTGCATGCCGAAGGCGGCCAGATGGTGCTGCAACTCTGGCATGTCGGACGGATCTCGCACCCGTCGCTCCAGCCCGGGCGGCAATTGCCGGTCGCGCCAAGCGCGATCAAACCCGCGGGGCAGGCCGCGACCTATGAGGGGCCGCAGGAGTTCGTGACGCCGCGGGCGCTGACGACAGAGGAGTTACCGCGCATCCGCGACCAGTACCGCGAGGCCGCGCGCAAGGCACGGGCGGCGGGCTTTGACGGGGTGGAGGTCCATAACGCCAACGGTTATCTCCTGGATCAATTTCTGCGCGACGGCCCGAATCGGCGCACCGACATCTATGGCGGATCGCTGGAAAATCGCCTGCGCTTCCCGCTCCAGGTCCTGGAGGCGGTGCTCGAGGTGTGGCCGGCCGGCCGGGTGGGGATACGCCTGTCGCCGAGCGGGACCATGAACGATATGCACGATTCGGACCCCAAGGCGACGTTTAGCGCCATGGTCAAGGCCCTCGAGCCCTATGGGCTTGCCTATATCCATATCATGGAGGCCCTCGAGGCCGACATCCGTCATGGCGGAGTGCGGCTTCCCATCGGCTATTTCCGGTCGTTCTACAAGGGCATCCTGATGGTCAATGGCGAATACGATGGGCCCAAGGCCCAGGCGGTCGTGGCCTCCGGTGACGCCGATCTGGTGTCGTTTGGCCGCTTGTTCCTGGCCAACCCCGATCTGCCGGCGCGGTTGCGGGACGGAAGGCCTTTGAACACCCCGGACCCGCGGACCTTCTACGGCGGCGGGGCCGAGGGCTACACGGATTACCCGACGTGGGCGCCGCGGACCGATGGCCCGTGGGCGTGA
- a CDS encoding glutathione peroxidase, which produces MSAPAPAVLPLYDQRVRTAEGGMQDLGAYRGHVLLIVNVASGCGFTPQYAGLERLYRRYREQGLVVLGFPCNQFGGQEPAADAEIQAFCRQHYDVTFPVFAKIEVNGAHADPLFQWLSARAPGLLGTRAIKWNFTKFLVDRGGQVLGRYAPRTRPEALVRPLERALRSP; this is translated from the coding sequence ATGAGCGCGCCCGCCCCGGCCGTCCTCCCGCTTTATGATCAACGGGTGCGGACCGCCGAAGGCGGCATGCAGGATCTGGGCGCCTACCGCGGCCACGTGCTGCTCATCGTCAACGTGGCCAGCGGCTGCGGATTCACACCGCAATACGCGGGGCTCGAGCGGCTCTACCGGCGTTACCGCGAGCAGGGCCTCGTCGTCCTGGGCTTTCCGTGCAACCAGTTCGGGGGCCAGGAGCCGGCGGCCGATGCCGAGATCCAGGCCTTCTGCCGACAACACTACGATGTCACGTTTCCGGTGTTCGCCAAGATCGAGGTCAACGGCGCGCACGCCGACCCGCTCTTTCAGTGGCTGAGCGCACGCGCCCCCGGCCTGCTCGGCACGCGCGCCATCAAGTGGAACTTCACCAAGTTCCTCGTGGATCGTGGCGGCCAGGTGCTCGGGCGTTACGCCCCGCGCACCCGCCCCGAGGCCCTGGTGCGTCCCCTGGAGCGCGCCCTGAGATCGCCGTGA
- the gloA gene encoding lactoylglutathione lyase translates to MRIAHTMIRVADLDRSLRFYENALGMRVLRRTDYPDGRFTLAFVGYGDERDTAVLELTHNWDTVGYELGTGFGHVAIEVEDATAACAQVATAGGRVTRPAGPMKHGTTVIAFVEDPDGYKIEFIERHGPRRA, encoded by the coding sequence ATGCGAATAGCCCACACCATGATACGAGTCGCGGATCTCGACCGGTCCCTGCGCTTCTACGAAAACGCGCTCGGCATGCGCGTCCTGCGGCGCACCGACTACCCCGACGGACGCTTCACGCTGGCGTTTGTCGGCTACGGTGACGAACGCGATACCGCGGTCCTCGAACTCACCCATAATTGGGACACCGTGGGCTACGAATTGGGCACGGGCTTTGGGCATGTCGCGATCGAGGTCGAGGACGCGACCGCGGCGTGCGCGCAAGTCGCCACCGCCGGGGGCCGCGTCACGCGCCCGGCGGGGCCTATGAAGCATGGAACGACAGTCATTGCCTTCGTCGAGGACCCGGACGGTTACAAGATCGAATTCATCGAACGGCACGGACCGCGACGCGCATGA
- a CDS encoding Nramp family divalent metal transporter, giving the protein MTDDPARKGGVRRRMGLRDLGPGLLTGVADDDPSNIATYSQVGARFGYQMIWTLWVFYPLVAVIQQVSAEMARATGKGLAANLRDHYPPWVGYSLVATLLVANVINIGADLMAMGGAARLLFGGLRLSYAAGFLVIIVTLEALVRYERYARVLEVLSLALLAYVATAFSVRVDWHQALLGFLPTLMPGHHYATALVAIAGTTISPYLLFWQAGQEAEITQRDATKAPLIARPAQAPRELRRIRFDTYIGMALSQIVAFFIIVTAAATLGAHGIVRVDTASAAAQALAPLAGPWTSAVFAAGLVATGLLAIPAMAAACAYALAGMLRWPQGLGAPIHAAPRFYLVLVLVCTAGLGIVLLPFNSMRALYLSAALNGLVAVPLLAFMMILARRRSVMGRFVITTGSLIVGWAATLVMAAAALVLVDSWIS; this is encoded by the coding sequence ATGACGGACGATCCGGCACGAAAGGGTGGGGTCAGGCGGCGCATGGGCCTGCGGGATCTGGGTCCTGGGCTCCTGACCGGGGTTGCGGACGATGACCCGAGCAATATCGCCACGTACTCCCAGGTCGGCGCGCGTTTTGGCTACCAGATGATCTGGACGCTGTGGGTGTTTTACCCGCTGGTGGCCGTCATCCAGCAGGTGAGCGCGGAGATGGCGCGGGCTACGGGCAAGGGGCTGGCCGCCAATCTGCGCGATCATTATCCGCCGTGGGTCGGCTACTCCCTGGTGGCCACCCTGCTCGTCGCCAACGTCATCAATATCGGCGCGGATCTCATGGCGATGGGGGGCGCGGCGCGTTTGTTGTTCGGTGGCCTGCGGCTTTCCTATGCGGCCGGTTTTCTGGTCATCATCGTGACCCTCGAGGCCTTGGTGCGTTACGAGCGCTATGCGCGGGTGCTGGAGGTCTTGTCCTTGGCCCTGCTCGCCTATGTCGCGACGGCGTTCTCGGTACGTGTCGACTGGCACCAGGCGCTTTTGGGGTTTCTGCCGACGCTCATGCCCGGTCATCACTACGCAACCGCCCTGGTGGCGATCGCCGGGACCACCATTAGTCCCTATCTGCTGTTTTGGCAGGCCGGCCAGGAGGCCGAGATCACGCAACGGGATGCCACCAAGGCCCCCCTGATCGCAAGGCCCGCTCAGGCGCCCCGCGAGTTGCGCCGCATCCGCTTCGACACCTATATCGGCATGGCGCTCTCGCAGATCGTGGCGTTTTTCATCATCGTCACCGCCGCCGCGACCCTTGGCGCCCATGGCATCGTGCGTGTCGACACCGCCAGCGCCGCGGCCCAGGCCTTGGCACCTCTGGCCGGGCCGTGGACCTCGGCGGTGTTTGCCGCGGGGCTCGTGGCCACGGGGCTATTGGCGATCCCGGCCATGGCCGCCGCATGCGCCTATGCCCTGGCCGGCATGTTGCGCTGGCCGCAAGGCCTGGGGGCGCCGATCCACGCGGCGCCGCGCTTCTATCTGGTTCTTGTGTTGGTGTGCACGGCCGGCCTTGGTATCGTGCTGTTGCCGTTCAACTCCATGCGCGCGCTCTATTTGAGCGCCGCGCTGAATGGACTGGTCGCAGTCCCGCTTCTCGCCTTCATGATGATCCTTGCCCGACGGCGCAGTGTGATGGGTCGTTTCGTCATCACTACAGGTTCGCTCATAGTCGGATGGGCAGCTACATTGGTCATGGCCGCCGCCGCGCTCGTGCTGGTGGATAGCTGGATCAGCTGA
- the ispH gene encoding 4-hydroxy-3-methylbut-2-enyl diphosphate reductase, whose protein sequence is MDVVLAQPRGFCAGVVRAIEIVERALEVYGPPVYVLHEIVHNQHVVEDLKARGAVFVERLDEVPEGAPTIFSAHGVATALVDEAADRRLDVLDATCPLVTKVHYQAQRYSVQGYAVIIIGHPGHPEVEGTRGRIPGPVYVVSDVDDVARLAVADETRLAYVTQTTLSVDDTKDVIAALRARFMHIQGPDLSGICYATQNRQNAVRKLAGKVDVLLVVGARNSSNSNRLREVGEQPGTRAYLVQDASELDQAWFQGPLRVGITAGASTPEILVRGVLERLGDFGVVQVTELPAEPETTTFRLPVALLKKARSPL, encoded by the coding sequence ATGGATGTGGTGTTGGCCCAGCCGCGTGGATTCTGTGCCGGCGTCGTGCGGGCCATAGAGATCGTGGAGCGGGCCCTGGAGGTATACGGTCCGCCCGTGTACGTGCTTCACGAGATCGTTCACAATCAGCATGTGGTCGAGGACCTGAAGGCCCGTGGGGCGGTATTCGTGGAGCGCCTGGACGAGGTCCCCGAGGGTGCGCCGACCATTTTCAGTGCCCATGGCGTCGCCACCGCCCTGGTTGACGAGGCCGCCGACCGGCGCCTCGATGTACTCGATGCAACCTGCCCGTTGGTGACCAAGGTTCATTATCAAGCCCAGCGTTACAGTGTTCAGGGTTATGCGGTGATCATCATCGGTCACCCCGGGCATCCCGAGGTGGAGGGGACCCGGGGCCGTATTCCGGGGCCTGTGTATGTCGTCTCCGACGTCGACGATGTCGCGCGTCTGGCGGTGGCAGACGAGACCCGGCTTGCCTATGTGACCCAGACCACCTTGAGCGTGGACGACACCAAGGATGTGATCGCGGCCTTGCGCGCGCGCTTTATGCATATCCAGGGACCGGATCTGAGCGGGATCTGTTACGCGACGCAGAACCGCCAGAATGCGGTGCGCAAGCTGGCCGGCAAGGTTGATGTGTTGCTCGTGGTCGGCGCGCGCAACAGCTCGAACTCGAATCGCCTGCGCGAAGTGGGCGAGCAGCCCGGGACGCGCGCCTATCTCGTGCAGGATGCGAGCGAACTCGATCAGGCCTGGTTCCAGGGACCGTTACGGGTCGGGATCACAGCCGGCGCCTCGACCCCCGAGATCCTGGTGCGGGGCGTGTTGGAGAGGCTTGGGGATTTTGGCGTGGTGCAGGTCACGGAGTTGCCGGCCGAGCCCGAGACGACGACGTTTCGCCTGCCGGTTGCTTTACTGAAGAAGGCCCGCAGCCCCCTCTAG
- the hpnH gene encoding adenosyl-hopene transferase HpnH — protein MQVPIRQQWRIGRYILGQKLRGNKHYPLVLMLEPLFRCNLECAGCGKIEYPDEILDRRLSVDECLQAVDECGAPVVSIPGGEPLIHKDMPAIVAGIVARKKFVYLCTNALLLARKIEDYTPSPYLTFSIHLDGLRERHDQSVCREGVFDKAVEAIKLARDRGFRVTVNCTLFQDEDPSEVADFFDFVAGLGVEGVTVSPGYSYERAPRQDVFLRRAQSKMLFRKAFALGRQRRAKWRFNQSSLFLDFLAGNQTYQCTPWSNPTRNVFGWQKPCYLLSDEGYAASFAELIETTPWDRYGVGRHPKCDNCMVHCGYEGTAVNDTFAHPLKALKVYLGGPRVDGPMAPDPEPSCQDPGVVVTVQRASPKSAG, from the coding sequence ATGCAAGTGCCCATAAGACAACAGTGGCGCATCGGACGTTATATCCTCGGGCAGAAATTGCGGGGCAACAAGCACTATCCGCTGGTTCTGATGCTCGAGCCCTTGTTCCGCTGCAACCTGGAGTGCGCCGGTTGCGGCAAGATCGAGTACCCAGACGAGATACTGGACAGACGCCTGAGCGTCGATGAGTGTCTGCAGGCGGTCGATGAATGCGGTGCGCCGGTGGTATCCATCCCCGGCGGCGAGCCCCTCATCCATAAGGATATGCCGGCGATCGTCGCCGGTATCGTGGCGCGCAAGAAGTTTGTCTATCTGTGCACGAATGCCCTGTTGCTGGCGCGCAAGATCGAGGACTACACGCCATCGCCCTATCTCACGTTCTCCATCCACCTGGACGGGCTGCGCGAACGGCACGACCAGTCGGTATGCCGCGAGGGGGTCTTCGACAAGGCCGTGGAGGCCATCAAGCTCGCCCGTGACCGCGGTTTCCGCGTGACCGTCAACTGCACCTTGTTTCAGGACGAGGACCCGTCCGAGGTCGCCGACTTCTTCGATTTCGTGGCGGGTCTAGGCGTGGAGGGTGTCACGGTATCGCCCGGCTACAGCTACGAGCGCGCCCCGCGCCAGGATGTGTTCCTGCGTCGCGCCCAGAGCAAGATGTTGTTCCGGAAGGCATTTGCGCTCGGCCGCCAACGGCGCGCCAAGTGGCGTTTCAATCAGTCGAGCCTTTTTCTCGACTTCCTGGCCGGCAACCAGACCTATCAATGTACGCCGTGGAGCAATCCGACGCGCAACGTGTTCGGCTGGCAGAAGCCGTGCTATCTCTTGAGCGACGAGGGCTATGCGGCGAGCTTTGCCGAACTGATCGAGACCACCCCCTGGGACCGTTACGGTGTCGGGCGTCATCCCAAGTGCGACAATTGCATGGTCCATTGCGGCTATGAGGGTACGGCGGTCAATGACACCTTTGCACACCCCCTGAAGGCCCTCAAGGTCTACCTGGGAGGGCCGCGCGTCGATGGCCCGATGGCCCCCGACCCCGAGCCGTCCTGCCAGGATCCGGGCGTGGTGGTGACCGTGCAGCGGGCCTCGCCGAAGAGCGCCGGCTAA
- a CDS encoding glycosyltransferase, whose protein sequence is MVWTDLAAVAAGAWCALLLVPWQPWRTRERLEADPTSAARVALGDVTVLMPARNEAQLIARSLAALASQGPVKTILIDDGSTDGTADIARHAGLADLTVIQAPALAPGWTGKLWALEHGRQMVTTPYVLLLDADIALSPGLVATLLEKARGERLALVSLMAAPAMSGFWDRWWMPVFIYFFKLLYPFRLANRPTAGMAAAAGGCLLVTREALEGVGGFGALQGAVIDDCTLAALVKRQRKGATWIGLTHSAVMLRATDLRGFWRMVARTAFTQLRYSYTLLAACAVIMMVVFVAPLAAIVGGGVAARALGLVAWGLMGVSYAPTARFYRQSPLTMAALPAAGVAFLLMTFTSALWYARGLRSRWKGRDYRRESA, encoded by the coding sequence ATGGTCTGGACCGACCTTGCGGCGGTCGCCGCCGGCGCGTGGTGTGCCCTGCTTTTGGTGCCATGGCAACCATGGCGGACCCGCGAGCGGCTCGAGGCGGACCCGACATCAGCTGCGCGGGTCGCGCTGGGTGATGTCACCGTGCTCATGCCGGCGCGTAACGAGGCACAGCTCATCGCGCGCTCGCTGGCGGCGCTTGCAAGTCAGGGCCCCGTAAAGACAATCCTCATCGACGACGGGTCGACCGATGGCACTGCGGACATCGCGCGGCATGCGGGACTGGCGGACCTTACCGTCATCCAGGCCCCGGCGCTCGCGCCGGGCTGGACCGGCAAGCTGTGGGCGCTGGAGCATGGGCGCCAGATGGTCACGACCCCTTACGTGCTGCTGCTCGATGCCGATATCGCGCTTAGCCCCGGTCTCGTGGCGACCCTGCTGGAGAAGGCCCGGGGCGAGCGTCTGGCGCTGGTGTCGCTGATGGCGGCCCCGGCCATGAGCGGTTTCTGGGACCGCTGGTGGATGCCGGTATTCATCTACTTCTTTAAGCTCCTCTACCCCTTTCGTCTGGCCAATCGGCCCACGGCGGGCATGGCCGCCGCCGCCGGCGGTTGCCTGCTCGTGACCCGCGAGGCCTTGGAGGGCGTCGGGGGTTTTGGCGCCCTGCAGGGTGCTGTCATCGACGATTGCACGCTCGCGGCGCTCGTGAAGAGACAGCGGAAGGGTGCCACATGGATCGGGCTTACGCATTCGGCGGTCATGCTGCGCGCCACCGACCTGCGGGGCTTCTGGCGCATGGTGGCGCGTACCGCCTTCACCCAGTTGCGCTACTCATATACCCTGCTTGCGGCATGTGCGGTGATCATGATGGTCGTGTTCGTGGCCCCGCTTGCGGCGATCGTCGGAGGTGGCGTGGCGGCGCGTGCCTTGGGTCTCGTGGCCTGGGGGCTCATGGGTGTGAGCTACGCGCCGACCGCGCGTTTTTATCGGCAATCCCCGTTGACGATGGCCGCCCTGCCGGCGGCCGGAGTCGCCTTTCTGCTTATGACCTTCACCTCGGCCCTGTGGTATGCTCGCGGCCTCCGGTCCCGATGGAAGGGTCGTGACTACCGGCGGGAATCGGCGTGA